A single region of the Nicotiana sylvestris chromosome 6, ASM39365v2, whole genome shotgun sequence genome encodes:
- the LOC138871427 gene encoding uncharacterized protein, translating to MAEELKKLTSRVQGVEGGKGIKGFNYEDLCIQPDVELPKGYKPPKFEMFGGIGDPRIHLRTYCDKLVGVGKDNNIWMKLFMRSLTRDDLSWYISQDPKKWSNWVSMASYSMDRFRFNTENAPDVFYIQNLKKKPTETFRKYATHWRSEAAKLGKKIEEGIKSGMVTNFEALQTTNKALQSGGISKKKDVGAVMVAQGPKSPLTNQTTPPTYQTPPPTYQAPPPTHQEPPPTSPRYSQTATAYHTYNSQPSHFQSPPTRQNYPRPRPNFDHKTPRQYTVIAEPINQLYEMLKAAGYAISIPVVALENPSQWVNLNKTCAYHSGMKWHTIDECRTLKDKIHTLIDNKVIQEKEAAPNVRNNPLPDHRGDEIHVIEMDEE from the exons atggctgaagaactcaagaagttgacaagtcgagttcagggtgtcgaaggcggcAAGGGAATAAAAGGTTtcaactatgaagacctatgcatacagccagatgtagaactaccaaagggatacaaacctcccaagttcgagatgtttggcGGTATAGGTGATCCCAGGAttcatctgaggacctattgtgacaagcttgtcggggtcgggaaagacaATAATATctggatgaaactctttatgaggagtcttactagaGATgatttgtcctggtacatcagccaagatcccaagaaatggtccaattgggtgagtatggcgtcatattccatggaccggttcaggttcaatacagagaatgcaccagatgttttctacatccagaatcttaagaagaaacccaccGAAACCTTCCgcaagtatgctactcattggaggtcggaagcggccaag cttgggaaaaaaattgaggaaggcatcaaaagcgggatggtaacgaattttgaggcattacagaCCACAAAtaaagcattacaatcaggcggcatatcaaagaagaaggaCGTTGGAGCAGtgatggtggctcaaggcccaaaatctccactcaccaATCAAACAACTCCacctacctatcaaacacctccacccacctatcaagcaccaccacccacacACCAAGAACCACCACCtacatctcccagatattcccaaacagccactgcctatcatacctataattcccaaccatctcatttccagtcacccccaactcgccaaaattatccaagaccacgacCCAATTTTGACCACAAGACACCTAGACAGTACACCGttattgctgaacccatcaacCAGCTATATGAAATGTTGAAAGCCGCTGGTTACGCCATCTCTATTCCCGTTGTGGCACtagagaatccatcccaatgggtcaacttgaacaaaacctgtgcataccattctggtatgaaatGGCACACCATTGATGAGTGTCGAACACTAAAAGATAAGATTCatacgctaattgacaacaaggttataCAGGAAAAGGAAGctgcacccaatgtccgcaacaaccccctccctgatcataggggCGACGAGATACATGTGATAGAAATGGATGAGGAATAG